A single Pseudanabaenaceae cyanobacterium SKYG29 DNA region contains:
- the ntcA gene encoding global nitrogen regulator NtcA, translated as MIDVFREIGGSQTPIEKYERGKTIFFPGDPAERFYFLVSGAVKLSRVYESGEEITVALLRENSIFGVLSLITGNRSDRFYHAVAFTPVQLISVPIEQVEVALKENPDLPMMLLRGLSSRILQTEMMIETLAHRDMGSRLVSFLLILCRDFGEPTPQGGVKIDLKLSHQAIAEAIGSTRVTVTRLLGELRDKKLISISQKHITVHDPISLGQQFA; from the coding sequence ATGATTGATGTATTTCGGGAGATTGGCGGCAGTCAAACCCCCATTGAAAAATATGAACGGGGCAAGACGATTTTTTTCCCCGGTGATCCGGCGGAGCGGTTTTATTTTCTGGTATCGGGAGCAGTAAAACTCTCGCGGGTCTATGAGTCAGGGGAGGAAATTACTGTCGCTCTGCTGCGGGAAAACAGCATTTTTGGCGTGCTATCCCTGATTACGGGCAATCGCTCCGATCGTTTTTACCATGCCGTTGCCTTTACGCCAGTGCAGCTGATCTCTGTACCGATCGAGCAGGTAGAAGTTGCCCTCAAGGAAAACCCTGATTTACCCATGATGTTACTGCGGGGACTCTCTTCCCGCATCCTGCAAACAGAGATGATGATTGAGACCCTAGCCCACCGCGACATGGGATCGCGTTTAGTCAGTTTCCTACTGATTCTCTGCCGTGACTTTGGCGAGCCGACTCCCCAGGGGGGTGTCAAAATTGACCTCAAACTCTCCCATCAAGCCATTGCCGAAGCGATCGGTTCCACCCGTGTTACAGTCACCCGTCTCCTGGGCGAACTACGGGATAAAAAACTGATTTCCATCTCCCAAAAACATATTACCGTCCATGACCCCATCAGCCTGGGACAACAGTTTGCCTAG